A section of the Prochlorococcus marinus XMU1402 genome encodes:
- a CDS encoding DUF7326 family protein, which yields MKKKSILYSDLSKKQLGNLKELYIQKKVDSMSHQELKQYVQEVISHQINDTIGKEEEIEAWREMSDFFGEQFEIIILEIQKKYLEDKNILETEIDSQKKRIELLERNNLDQEKKDMWDD from the coding sequence ATGAAAAAAAAATCTATTCTCTATTCTGATTTATCAAAAAAACAACTAGGGAATCTAAAAGAGCTTTACATTCAAAAAAAAGTTGACTCGATGAGTCATCAAGAACTTAAACAATATGTACAAGAAGTTATTTCTCATCAGATAAACGATACTATTGGTAAAGAAGAGGAAATTGAAGCATGGAGAGAAATGTCAGATTTTTTTGGAGAACAATTTGAAATAATTATCTTAGAAATTCAAAAAAAATACCTTGAAGATAAAAACATACTTGAAACTGAAATAGATTCTCAGAAAAAAAGAATAGAATTACTTGAAAGGAATAATTTAGATCAAGAAAAAAAGGATATGTGGGATGACTAA
- a CDS encoding response regulator transcription factor, producing the protein MKISILLIEDDRDMRDLVARHLEHSGFDVQKAEDGIKGQALALQYSPDLILLDLMLPSVDGLTLCQRLRRDERTSNIPILMITALGGLKDKVTGFNSGADDYITKPFDLEELHVRIKALLRRTNRAQLNSSNQQEILNYGPLTLVPERFEAIWFESPVRLTHLEFELLHCLLQRHGQTVSPALILKEVWGYEPDDDIETIRVHIRHLRTKLEPDPRKPIYIKTVYGAGYCLELPIGSQVETARQEFIQARNPDLINSAVD; encoded by the coding sequence ATGAAAATTTCAATCCTCTTAATCGAAGACGATCGTGATATGCGTGATTTAGTGGCTAGGCATTTAGAACATTCTGGTTTTGATGTACAAAAAGCTGAAGATGGAATTAAAGGTCAAGCATTAGCTCTTCAATATTCACCAGATTTAATACTCTTAGATTTAATGCTACCAAGTGTTGATGGATTAACTTTATGCCAGCGACTAAGAAGAGATGAAAGAACATCAAATATTCCAATTTTGATGATAACGGCATTGGGCGGCCTTAAAGACAAAGTGACTGGGTTTAATTCTGGGGCAGATGATTACATTACTAAACCTTTTGATCTAGAGGAATTACATGTACGTATAAAAGCGTTATTAAGAAGGACCAACAGAGCACAATTGAATTCTAGTAACCAGCAAGAAATATTAAATTACGGCCCTTTAACTCTTGTGCCAGAAAGATTTGAAGCTATTTGGTTTGAATCCCCTGTTAGATTAACGCATCTTGAATTTGAATTACTTCATTGTCTATTGCAGAGACATGGTCAAACTGTATCCCCAGCACTAATTCTTAAAGAAGTATGGGGATATGAGCCTGATGATGATATTGAGACAATAAGAGTTCATATTAGACATTTACGCACTAAATTAGAACCTGATCCACGTAAGCCCATATATATAAAAACTGTATATGGTGCTGGATATTGTCTTGAGTTACCTATTGGCTCTCAAGTTGAAACTGCTAGGCAAGAGTTTATTCAAGCAAGAAATCCTGATTTAATAAATTCTGCAGTAGATTAA
- a CDS encoding DNA polymerase III subunit delta' gives MIEGKKNNFLLNKEVNTCLDNIIKNKSLANGYIFYGAEGIGKKETALQFIIKIFKQSSLSENIEQRIKNNNHPDFLIIEPSSFTAKSSVSSDHEKTIKSGSEIIKIAQIRNIKTFLGQKSINSEKKIVLIIDAHLLNEAASNCLLKTLEEPSNGIFILLTSKLNLLLDTIISRCQIIRFRSFSSKQIKYILKDYLDISNLNISQKLKCEDLINSANGSPNQLLKNIEIWNDLSDDITSKLNSPIKNSLEILEISKLISEKLEIYQQIYLVNIIQTIWWRKTKNISLVKKLESLKYLLRKNIQPRLAWEITFLKTSMENIRN, from the coding sequence ATGATTGAGGGGAAAAAAAATAATTTTTTATTGAATAAAGAAGTTAATACTTGTCTTGACAATATAATTAAGAACAAATCATTAGCTAATGGTTATATATTTTATGGTGCTGAAGGAATAGGTAAAAAGGAAACTGCTCTCCAATTCATAATAAAGATTTTCAAACAATCTTCACTAAGCGAGAATATTGAACAGAGAATTAAAAACAATAACCATCCTGATTTTCTAATTATCGAACCTTCTTCTTTTACAGCTAAAAGTTCAGTTAGTTCTGATCATGAAAAAACAATTAAAAGTGGATCTGAGATTATTAAGATTGCTCAAATACGTAATATCAAAACTTTTCTTGGTCAAAAATCAATAAACTCAGAAAAAAAAATTGTTTTAATTATTGATGCGCACCTCTTAAACGAAGCAGCCTCAAATTGCCTTTTAAAAACTTTAGAGGAACCTAGTAATGGGATTTTTATTTTATTGACATCTAAATTAAACCTCCTCTTAGACACGATCATCTCAAGATGTCAAATAATCAGATTTCGATCCTTCTCTAGTAAGCAAATAAAGTATATTTTGAAAGATTATTTAGATATTTCTAATTTAAATATTAGTCAAAAATTAAAATGTGAAGATTTAATAAACTCTGCAAATGGATCTCCCAATCAATTGTTAAAAAATATTGAAATTTGGAATGATCTTTCAGATGATATTACGAGTAAATTAAATTCTCCAATAAAAAATAGTCTAGAAATATTAGAAATATCTAAATTGATATCTGAAAAATTAGAAATATATCAACAAATTTATTTGGTTAACATAATTCAAACTATTTGGTGGAGAAAAACAAAAAATATTAGTTTAGTTAAAAAACTTGAAAGTTTAAAATATCTTTTAAGAAAAAACATTCAACCAAGGTTGGCATGGGAAATTACCTTTTTAAAAACTTCAATGGAAAATATAAGAAATTAA
- the tmk gene encoding dTMP kinase, translating into MKGKFIVIEGIDGCGKTTQIDELSRWLPHSGLIKKESRLVTTREPGGSLLGKKLRGLILDNNENNKPSSLAELLLYSADRAEHVSKIISPALKNNDWVISDRFSDSTLAYQGYGRNINLEIIKNIESIVCQGESPDLTFFLEISPEESIFRRKNEIPDRMESEGIKFLKKVNEGFKVIAKEKNWKVISASQNIKTISNQIKETLLNNFSINK; encoded by the coding sequence ATGAAAGGAAAATTTATTGTTATTGAGGGTATTGATGGATGTGGTAAGACTACCCAAATAGATGAACTATCTAGATGGCTCCCTCATAGTGGTCTAATAAAGAAAGAGTCTAGATTAGTTACAACTAGAGAACCAGGAGGCAGCCTCTTAGGGAAAAAACTTAGAGGACTGATTCTTGATAATAATGAAAATAATAAGCCTTCATCGCTTGCAGAATTATTGCTTTATTCAGCAGATAGAGCTGAACACGTTTCTAAAATTATTTCACCTGCTTTAAAAAACAATGATTGGGTAATAAGTGATAGATTTTCGGACTCTACCCTGGCTTATCAAGGTTATGGAAGAAATATAAATTTAGAAATTATTAAAAATATTGAATCTATTGTATGTCAAGGAGAATCTCCTGATCTGACTTTTTTCTTGGAAATTTCTCCAGAAGAAAGCATATTCCGAAGAAAAAATGAAATTCCAGATAGAATGGAATCAGAGGGTATTAAATTTTTAAAAAAAGTAAATGAAGGCTTTAAAGTAATTGCTAAAGAAAAAAACTGGAAAGTAATATCAGCCTCACAAAATATTAAAACTATTTCTAATCAAATTAAAGAGACCTTACTAAACAATTTTTCTATTAACAAATGA